In Ruminiclostridium josui JCM 17888, the genomic window TTCTTATGGTCAGTTCCTTCCGGTATTGCTACAGCCCTTGTAACATATTTGCTAAATGACGAGACTGTAACTTCCCTGCCCGCATATGTAAATGATATTTCAAATTCAACAGGTTTTCCATTTAACTCAAAGCCTTTTTTATCAGCTTCATCTTTTATCCTTTCAGTTTTATCTTCAGAAGCCTTGGTTACTGTGACTTTTACCAATATATCTTTAAGTTCGGGGTTACCGCCAAGTTTTCCAAGTACCTCATCTATATTGACATTGTTGGCAGGTAACGTATAAGATACGTTTTCCGTTTTAATTTCAAGGACTGCGTTCATATCTGCCATTGCCTTTAAAGTACTGGCTTTTAACTCCCCGACAACTTTATCTGAATTATTAGTAACAGGAATAGTTACCTTCTTTTCCTTGTCAGGTTCATTTTTTGCCATTTCATTAAGGGTTTTGTGTACTTCTGTTTCATCCAGATTTACCGTGGTGATTTTAATGTTGTTTTCATGTTTAACATCTACAGAGACATTTTCAATAGAGTGGTCCCCTACATTTATAACTATTGCTTCTCTAGATGTTTCAGAAGTTGAACCACCGCCTGTGGAGCTGTCTGATGTACCGGTTCCTGACACCTTAAACTTAAACGGACTGTTTACTGTATCTTTGCCGGTTATGGTTACTTCGGCTGTTTTAACCCCTGTGGAGGAAGGCTTAAATACTATGGTGAAGGCAGCAGAGCCTTTTCCTACAATAGGACTTACAGGTTCATTTTTTAAAGTAAAATCAGAACCTGATATTGATATTAGCTTATTTATTCCATCCTCTGTAAGGTCAGCATTACCGACATTTGATATTATAAACTCCAGCTCGCTTTCCTTGCCTGTTTTTGTATTTTCGAAATTTACGGTATTACCGTTTGCAATTTCAAACCCATCTTTTTTTCTAAACATCTTTATAAAAGCTCTATCATCGTCTACTATAATTCCCTCGGCTTTAATATCTCCGGTTACGGGTTTCAGAACAACAAAGAAATTTTCGTCATACTCTGCGTCTTTGTCTCCGTTAATATTAACTGTTATTGACTTGGATGTTTCACCTGGAATAAAATCCAACTTACCGGACGCTAAATCGTAGTCGTTATTTGCAGTTGTAGCTGTTCCGTCCTCTGTTACATAATCCACAGAAACAGTTTTTTCACACTCCTCAGAAAGTGTTACATAGAACACCATCGGTGTATTTCCAGAATCACCTTCAACTACCTTCACTTTATTCTGTACAAATGTTATTGAAGGAGCCGAATCATCATCATTTATTGTGCATTGCGCTGTCCCTTTTGAAGAATTTATTTCTGCACCTTCTGGATTTGAAAGAATTAATGAAAATGTTTCATTCTCCTCATACACAGTGTCCCCTTTTACATTTACATTGATTATCCCACTTTTCTGTCCGGCAGGTATTTTTAGTCTGCCTTCTACAGCCGTATAGTCTTTTCCGGCTTTTGCAGTTCCATCCAAAGTTTCATAATCTACATATATATCCTTAGCACTTGCCGGTGAAACTTTCACTGTAAAGGTAGCAACACTAGTGTCTGAATTACCCTCATTTATCGGAGTAGTTTCAACCGATATTTTCGGGATGGATTCATTGTCATATATAGTTCCTGTTCCTGTATTCTTCACCACTTCTATTGCCGGGTCTGTTATATAATAAAGTTCAACATAGAAAGATTCAGTTCCTTCGTATATGTCATCATCATTTATGTCAATAGCTATAACCTTTTCTCCGGTTTCACCTGCTGCAAAAGTAATAGCACCTGTCTGTTGTATATAATCACTTCCCGCTACAGCACTGCCGTCTATTGTTCTGAATTTGAGTGATACATTTTGGGAAGTTGGCTTACTGAGAGATACTTTGAATACTATATTTGGAGAAGTATCTTCTGTTACAGATACATCATTTATAGATACAGTCGGCTTGTCGTTATCTTTAATTGTACCTGTAGCAGTATAATTGGTTTTTCGGGCATTAGTAGCCGTCAAATTCAGTCTAATTGTCTCATTTGACTCAAGTAAATTATCCCCTATAACAGTCACTTCAATTTGTTTTGGACCTTTATCTCCTGGGATAAAGGTGAGAGTTCCTGTAGTCTCCAAATAATCCAATTCTTTAGTAGCTGTATCATCGGAAGTTGAGTAATTTACATCTATGGTTTTTCCGCTTTCTGTTGAAAGTGACACATTAAATATCAGTTTGGTAGTATTACCTGAATCAACTTCATCTACCTCTGCATCAGATATTACTATGTCTGGTGCATCATCATCGTCCCTTATAATGCATTGCGCAGTATAAGGACTTCCTCGCTCCGCACCTACAATATCATTTTGAATAGTAACGAAAAAGTTCTCATCTTCTTCATCTAATGTATCATTTAATATATCTATTTCGATAGTGCCACTTGCTTCACCTTTAGGTATGGTTATGCTTCCTGAAGCACTTATATAGTCTTTAGAACCCCTTGCAGCCCCATCTGATGTTTTATATTTTACAATTACATCTTCGCCGCTGGCTTTTGACAGTAAAACGGTAATAGCAACCTTAGCGGAATCCTTTTCCTCAACTTCATATGTAACAGGGTCTACCTTTACCGTAGGTTTCGAGTCTATGTTGGTTATTGTTAACGGCACTGATTTAATGTCTCCTGTAGTTGCGTTTGTAACATCAACATCTGAGATACTTACTGTGAGCGTCTTGTCATAATTGAATTTATTATTAGGTTTTCCATAAATTTCCATTGTTCCTGTTGTTTGTAGACTTGGTATTGTAATAGTATCGCTTAAAACAGTAAAATCCGTATCATTTACAGCACCTTCAAAAGATAATTTTACAGTCACGTCCTTAATTGATTTATTTGTAAGAGTAGCTGTTACGGTTGCTGCTTCGATTCCGTTTTCTGATATTGAGCCCGGTGTTATGCTTAAATTGACTTTTGGCTCGGGTTCGTCATCATTAATTGTCAGCTCAGGAGGAGTAAATTCACCTTTACTTCCGTTTTCCACACTGCTTATGCCAATGGTTACCTTTTTATTTTCGCCTGAGAAGATATCATCATCTATGACAGTTATGTTAACGAAACCGGATAAACTGTTTGCAGGTATGGAAATTGAAGTGGGAGCATTAAAGTCAGTTCCGGCCACTGCACCTGAAAAATTAAGATTGACTACTACATTTTCATAGGTCTTATTTGAAAGAGTAGCCGTTATTTTTGCTGAACCACCATTCTCAACTATACTGCTTTTATCAACATTTAATGTCACCTTTGGAGGATTATCATTGTCCTTTATTGTGCAGGTAGTTTCACCATCTGTAATGCCTCCGACACTGGGATTTGAAATTGATACTTTAAAAGTTTCTGCCATCTCGTGGTCAGTATCATCTTTTGTTGGTATCACTATTTCCCCATAGGTTGCATTTGCAGGAATAGTAAGTGTACCATTTAAAACTGTAGTATCAAAATCATCTGCTGTTGCAGAATCACAATTGATTAAGTAATTGACAGTTATATCATCCTTGTAGGGCTTTGTAAGATTTACTCTAAAGATTGCATTCTGTCCTTCAGTAATCTCAGATACATCAGCTATTGAAATGTCTGTGACGTTTGAGAAGTCGAGGGAGTCAAGACAAATATACAATGCCTGTTCAGTATTTGTTCCAGTAATTACTACTTTGTCAATATCATACCAACTTTCTCCGAACTCAAGTAATCCACCGTACTCTTTGTCGTCGGTATTGCACACATTATTGGTATATTTGACATCACCATATACAGTACTGCCCGGCTTAGTAAAATCAATACCCTTAACACAGACAAGTTCCACTGTACCATTGTATCCCTTGATATCAACCTGAGTCGCAGAAGAACCCACGTCAGTTATCAATGCATAAAACGCCTCAAGCTTAAATGGGCTTTTTGCTGCTGATTCAAATGAGATATATGTAGGGTTTGTATATAAATCTGGATCATTGCTTATTGCCATCCCACTAAAACCATCTATTATACGACCATAGGTATATTCATAAGTTAATGCTTCCCAGCTTCTTACATCAATAATACCATCAGTATCAAAAATAATATCTCCTATTTGATAGGGCCCCTCTTCTCGCAAAGCTTCAAGCGAATCGAAGTTTTGGTCCTGTGGTGCTTCGGCATAAACATATCCAGTATTATATATCAGCATGATAGTAAAAAATATAATACAAATTGCTAAAGATATTTTTTTAACTGTTTTTGACATTTGACCCTCCCTATTATATAATACATAGCCACACTCATGGTGTAGATAAACCTAGAGTGCAGCTACATAATAATTTAAGATATTTTTATTACACAGATATAAGTATTTTCATTTCCTGTAATCTTTGAAATAACTTTAATAATAATCGTGTTTTCCCCTTTTCTCAAGTTAGTTACACTATATGACGAACCGCTTGTCACTGTATTACCATTAACAGTAATATTAACGTCACCAGGATTACTAGCAGTTGGAACTACAGTTATGCTAGAAGCATTACTTGTACTTGAAGTATATTCCCTATGTGTTGGGCTAAATGTTGGCTGCAATGTAAGCGTTGTTTTTCCATTCTTAAATATCAACCCAGACAAAGTTAAATTCTCTTTCCTCTTAATTGTTACTGTATATTGCTGCGATGACGTTGTTGCTGTAGATACTATGATATTTACTGTTGTATTTCCCGTTTTTTGCAGCGTAATAGACCCATATGGCTGACCGCTGACAGCAGTTCCTCCGTTTATTTTTATAGTGGATGCAGGGTCTTCACTTGTAGCACATATCATAACGCTCTGAACTGTTTTTTCAACCTCCACAGTGTACTCAAAAGTATTTTTATTAAAAGTTGGTACTATCGGAAGTACTGTGCTTCCGTTAAGAACAGAAAGACCTGTGAGTTTGTTACTGTTAAGCCTTGTAACAGTCAGCGTATATCTCTGGTTTAAGTAACCAACAGCAGAAGTAACGTCAATATTTATGGTATTGACACCAACTGCAAGGTTTACAGATGTACCTACTCCACTGGCAGTTTCAACTCCATTTACTTTTATTATTACATTTTGACCATAGGCAGTGGGAGTTTCTGCAGTAGGAGTTACTACAATACTGGTGACTCCATAGTCAACTGTAGCAGTATAAGCGAACGTAGTTTTATTAAAAGCAGGTGAAAGTGTACCGCTGTTTATCGCCAAGCTTGATAAATATGGGCTTGAAGGGTCAACAGCGAATAATTGAAAATTTGAAATAGAAGCAATTCTAGGATTACATTTTAGTCCACTTGTTATATTAACCCTATAATAAGTATATGCGGCAGTTGGAATAAATGTCCTATCAGAACTATAACTTATTGTACTAGTATTTGTGTTATCCACAGTGTCTAGTGTTGTCCACGTTACGTTATCATTGCTTCCCTGTAAAGAATATTTTAGCAAATAGTATTGTTGAGGATCCCACCCTACTGACGGCATGCCATTTACTACCCACCGATTTACACAATACAATTTGTCTGGCTTAAAATTAAGTGTACAAGGTACTTCTCCAACCCACCTGTTGACAGGTTTCATTATTCCGTCAACCGCTTTTTGAGCCACAAAAGGAGCTATATAACTGGATGCTGAAGTAAGGCCAGTTAAGGCGGTATTACCCATATGTATTTCCTCCCCGCTATGTTAAAATTAGTATTTTTTTACATTAAATTTATAATATTATTATATTGTAACTCCTACAAAAAAACAATCTAAATTTTAAAATTGTCATTAATTATGACATTCTATTGACATATTTTTACACAATAATATATAATTGCTATATATCAATCAGTGAGAGGTGTTTATATGGAGACGATGTTGGGTCAAATTGAACTTTTCCCATTTAACTTTGTACCGCAAGGATGGCTTTTGTGTAATGGCCAGTTACTAAACATCGCACAAAATCAAGCACTGTATTCGTTATTAGGGGTTTCTTATGGCGGTGACGGTAGAACAACCTTTGCTATACCTAATTTATTAGGCACGGAGCCTGTACCGAATACAATGTATTGCATAGCAATAGAAGGTATTTATCCCTCAAAGAATTAGGTTAATTGTTATATAAATTTAACTTCTATAAATTATTTTAGCCGTTCTTCGGCTCAAGGAGGCTATTATTATGGATCCTTTCATAGGTCAAATTCAGCTTTTTGCTTTTGGATTCGCTCCGCGGGGTTGGCAGTTGTGCGATGGGTCGATAATTAAAATTGCAGAGAATCAGGCATTATACTCATTATTAGGAAATAAATTTGGCGGTACACCCGGTCAGAGCTTTGCTGTTCCAAATCTGTTAAACGCAAGTGCATATCAGAATGGTCGCCCTATGGCTTATTATATTGCAATTTACGGTATTTATCCGTCTCGCAGTTAAGGCCATTTCTAAAGAGTAACACTTTTGCAGTCTTATTTTAATGGAGGTTATTATAATGGATAGTCCTATTTTAGGTATGATAAAGTGTTTTCCGTATTCTTATATTCCTTATGGTTGGGCAGTTTGTAACGGTGCAACTATAAGTATCCAGACAAATTCTGCCTTATATTCCCTGATTGGGACTAAATTCGGAGGTAATGGCACTACTACATTCTGTCTCCCAAATTTAACAGGTGCTGAACCTGTTCCAAACACTGTATATTGTATTGCCACCCAAGGCATATATCCCATGAGAAGCTAAAAGCTGTTAGTATGAATAATTACCTTATTATTGTAAAAAATATGTTTATTGGTATGTTAATGTTAGTAAGTTAATATCAATATATTTAAAACTAATTCAATAATAAGGGAGGAAATTGTTTTGTCCAAGAATTTTTTTGCAGCAGTAAAAGACAGACGCACATATTATGGAATTGATAAGCAAAGTCCTGTTTCCGACGAGAGGATTCAGGAGATTATAAAAGATGCGGTTCTCCACACACCTTCATCCTTTAACAGTCAAAGTGCAAGAGTTGTATTATTATTGGGAGATAACCATGATAAATTGTGGGACATAACAAAGAATACACTAAGTAAAGTAGTGCCGCCTGAAAATTTTTCAGCAACCGAGCAGAAAATCAACTCTTTTAGAAGTGGCTATGGTACTGTTTTATTTTTTGAGGACAACTCAGTTATTGAATCTCTACAACAGCAATTTGCACTGTATAAGGATAATTTTCCTATTTGGGCAGAGCAGTCAAATGGAATGTTACAATATGTGATTTGGACCGCTTTGGAAATTGAAGGTCTGGGAGTCTCTCTTCAGCACTATAACCCATTGATAGATGATGCCGTTAGAACCGAATGGAAGATTCCCTTAAACTGGAGACTTGTTGCCCAGATGCCATTCGGAAAACCAACTGCGTCACCCGATGAAAAGCAATTTCAACCAATTGAATCAAGATTTAAAATATTCAAATAAGGGAATGTCGCATAAATTTTTCTGTTTTAACACTTCTACTCCCGTATAAAATTGTATCAATGATTGCTTCCAAGATATTTGCATAAGTTTATAACGGCTTATCTTAGGATATTTTACCGTCGCCCACATTCATCGTGAAAGTTTTCCGGTAAAATATCCTTGCTTCGCCAATAAACATCTACAAATATCTTTAACCAAGCTTCCATTGATACAATTTATACTCTAAGTACAGGTTAAAAGATAAAATTCCATTTTTTTTACAGACCCTATAATACCTTTCTCTCAAACTCTTCTATAATTTTCAGGTATTTCTCCTGTAAATTCTGTTCCTGTGCTTTGCTTTCTGCCTTTTCACATTCGAAGTTAAGCATGTCCATGGTTTCTTTAACCAGATTATTTCTTGCAAAAGTGTATACTACTCCGTCTTCTTTTTCAATATGCCTGTAAAGCAGGTGCGTATATGAAACAGCATTAGCTATGATATCAAGCTTAGATTCATCATCACCTTCCAGAACCCTTTTTACAGCAGCTTCAAGTTCCTGCATATGAAGCCGTCCCAAATCATGTTCCACCAGCATGCCATGTCTTACAAGTTTTTGTGCTGCTGGCCCCATTTCTTTTTCCATCCTGTCAAAAAGAAGTTTTTCTTCTTTACCATGGTGGTGGGCATCTGCATAATTTCTTACAAAATCAATTATTGTAAAAAAATCCTCGTACTCTACCTGTTCACCCTTTAAAATCTTGTAGCAGTATACGCGTATAACCTTCAGCATACGCTTAATATTTTTATGCTCATCTACCATTAAATCAATACAGTCCATATTTTCCTCCTTTCTACTTACGGGTTATCCTGTGTGTATTATCAACGGACCTTACATAAATAAAATCAGGGTTCAGCTCTTCTACAAATGCTTTTACCCAAGCCTCCCTAAGTTCATAAAAATTATTTACATTTCCCTCAACCTTTTTCCAATATGGTGTATGCAGGCATATTGCAGACTTCCATACAAACTCCCTATCACTGCTTGATACTATTTCATTTACTCGGTCACAAGGCATTCCCTCAAGAATGTAATCATTCAAAGCATTAAATATTTCTTCCGGTGTGGCTGCATTCCCTTGATAATCTGCTGCGGCAGCTTTCCCTTGATTTTTATAAATCTCAGTTAAATCCTTCTTATAATCCATGTTCCTGTTTAATACCTGAGTTACAAGTGCTGCCTGCCTTAATTCTGCACTTTCTATTCTTTCCTGCAGCCACCCGTGTATATTTGAGGTATCAATCAATTGTTCCAGTGGCTCTGGCTCCAAAGGTGGGCCGTGTTTTTCATTTATATCCTGAACCCAGGTGCCTATAGGCAGCTTCTTTTCCTGAGCCCATTTTATAATATCTTTTTCAATTTTCTCATACCAAATTATTTTGTTATAAAGCCAGTAATGTATTTTACCAAGAAATAAACTCATGTTTTCCTCCGATTAATTTATATTTATTTTTCTTTTAATTATTTTGTTCTTAAGTACTAATTTTTATTTAACACACTCAATTAATACATTTTGAATAGTATATTATAGAATTTTTGCATTATTTAGGAGTAATAATTTATGGAGTACACCATTAAGACAGAACAGGATGTGAATATTTATGTAAATGATATTAATCCTTATGGTAAAAAGGTAATTCTTTTTGTGCACGGCTGGCCTTTAAGTCACAGGGCATTTGAATACCAATTCAATGTCCTTCCTAAAATGGGGTACAGATGTATTGGTATGGATACAAGAGGCTTTGGCAATTCAAGTAAGCCCTTTTGGGGTTATAACTACAATAGGTTGGCTGAAGATGTCCGTTGTGTAGTTGACTCATTAAAGCTTCGGAACTTCGTTCTGGCAGGCCACTCAATGGGAGGTGCTACTGTTATACGCTATATGTCCCTCTTCAAGGGATATGGTGTTTCAAAGCTGGCATTGTTTGCCGCTGCTGCACCAAGCCTTACTATGCGCCCCGACTTTCCTTACGGTCTCCCTAAAGAAGATATAACAAAAATAATTAATAGTGTATATGATAATCGACCTCAAATGCTTTTGGATACTGCACCAATGTTTTTTTTCAAACCAATAACTAAAGCTCTGTCAGATTGGTTTTTCCAACTTGGCTTTATGGCTGCTAACTGGGCTACTGCAGAATGTGCTAAAACCTTCCGGGACGAAAGCCTTTTTAACGACCTACCCCAAATTCAGGTTCCAACCTTGATACTTCACGGTATACATGACCGTGTTTGCCTGTTTCCTCTGGCAAAAGTCATGGAAAAAAGTATCAAAAACTCAAGGCTCGTACCTTTTGAATACAGCGGGCACAGTCTGTTCTTTGAGGAAAAAGATAAGTTTAATATGGAATTGGTAAAATTTATTGAACATTTTTAATGTGACAATTCTGTAATACAAAAATCATTGCTTGAACTAAATATTTTAAGCAATGATTTTTTTCAATGTAAAAATTCTAAACATTAGTATTATAGGACTTCAATCTCTTCTCTGATAAGGTTATGTAAATAATTTCTTGTTAACAATTTATATATAGTAATTGAAATATTTTTTCATCCTTGCTATTATTATCTAGTCACTATATTTAGACTAGTAAACTGTTAGAAGACAAAAGTGGCTATAATGTTTTTTTATTTTAGTTTAGGGCAAAAATATATTAATAAGGAGTGTATTAACATGACGCAAAAAAGGGATCAGTGGGGATCAAAAGCCGGATTTATCCTTGCTGCCATTGGTTCGGCTGTTGGTCTAGGCAATATATGGAGATATCCGTATGTACTCTATTCAAACGGCGGAGGTGCTTTTCTAATTCCATATTTCTTCGCTATATTAACTGCCGGAATACCATTAATAATTTTAGAATATGGATTAGGACACAAATTTAAAGGTTCACCGCCCTTGGCTCTTGCCAGAGCAAATAAAAAATGGGAGTGGCTTGGTTGGTGGCCAAGTATTAATTCATTTATCATATTGACTTACTACACGCTGATACTCAGCTGGGCTGTAAACTATCTGTTTTTCAGCTTTACACAGGCTTGGGGAACTGATACAAATTCATTTTTCTTTAAGGACTTCCTTAAAATGGCTGATAGCCCCTTTAAGCTGGGTGGATTTGTATGGCCGGTATTTGTTGGTATTACTATTATATGGCTGATAAACTGGTTTGTATGTTTTAAAGGTGTTTCCAGTGGAATTGAAAAGATTAATAAGATTCTGCTTCCAACCCTAGTAATAGCAATGATAATTATTGTTATCAGAGGGGTAACTCTTCCGGGAGCTAGTCTTGGACTTAACAAACTTTTTACACCGGACTGGTCAAAAGTACTGGAGCCAAAAGTCTGGATATCTGCATATGGTCAGGTTTTCTTTTCATTAAGCCTTGCAATGGGAATCATGATTACTTATTCTAGTTATCTTCCAAAAAAGACAGATATAAATAACAGCGCTTTCATGACAGCCTTTGCCAATTGTGGGTTTGAGTTCTTGTCAGCAATAGGAATTTTTGGAATTTTAGGATACATGGCATCTACTCAGGGAGTGGGAGTAGATGAAGTTGCTTCACAGGGTATCGGACTTGCGTTTGTAGCCTTTCCTAAGGTATTTACGGTTATGGGTGGAATAGGTAAGTTCTTTGGCATATTATTCTTTACCTGTCTTGTTTTTGCCGGAATAACTTCCTCCATATCTCTGGTTGAAGCTTCCTCCTCGGCATTGATTGACAAAACAGGAGCAGGAAGAAAAAAAGTTGTTTCTTTAGTTTGCCTTGTTGGGTATGCAATAAGTATACTATATTCTACAGGGGCAGGATTATATTTCCTTGATATTATAGACAACTTTGTAAATTCATACGGAATTGTAACAGTAGGCTTGCTTGAAGCAATAACCATAGGATGGTTCTTCGGAGCTTCTAAAATACGCGAACACACTAACCCCATTTCCTATTTTTCAGTTGGAAAGTGGTGGAATCTCATGATTAAATTTGTAACTCCTGCTGTATTGACCTTTATGATTATATCCAACATTATAAATGAAATATCAAAACCATACGGAGGGTATTCACAAAAAGCACTGATTGCTTATGGTTGGAGTGTGATAATTATCGGAATTGCTTTATCTTTGATATTATGCCAAAGACCTTGGAAGGACAGAAGTATTACCTCTTATAAATCTGAGGAGGTGAAGTAGATGACTGCTACATCTATAGTATTCTTTCTGATTGGTGCGGTTTTCCTCTGGGGTGGACTAGCTGTAACAATTTCCATTGCCGTTAAAAATGAATCTAAAAAATAGATAAAAGGGGCTGCATAAAACAGCCCCTTTTTTATTAATCATCCCTACGTTTTTGATGCAAAGCTTCATCTCTTATTTCTGCTCTGAAGCCTTCAAGTGCATCACGTCTTCTTTCATTTTTTTCTTCCAAAGTTTTCGCCATTTTTCTGTCATCAGTTTTTTCAATCAGTTCCTCTGCTAATTCCATATTTTTAATTGTATGATTGATATTGGCTTGTATTCTTTCTACATTGTCGCTTCTATCATCTGGTTTTGGCTTATTCTTCATATAAACATCCTCCTTCTGATTTACAATACTTTTTAGTCTTTGTCATCATCAATCTTAATTTCCACGGCCCCGGATTGCTCCATGACCGACTTTACTTCCTGAGCTTTGTGCCTTGCAGCTTTAACAAACACTACAATCCCACTATCATCATTTAGTTCGTTTAAGCTTTCAACAAAAGATTTTAATCTACCAGGGTCATCATATGCTGTTTTAACGGTGGCACTTATATGATTATCTATGGCATCAGCGTTCATGCTTCGAAACTTGGCTTCATCGAAACTGCTGATTATCATATCTTGCCTGCTGATTCCGCTGTTTTTCAGAGAATCAACTACCCCGCCTACCTGACCTGGCTCCAAAAATCTACCTATTATTTTAATGATAAATCCCTCCCTGCTTGCTATGCCTTGGTAAGAGAACTAATTAAAATAGAATAATTCTTTTTATATTGTGTCCAAAATTTTTTTTTGTAAAGAGGTAAAAAAATCAAAAAAACGAACCATAACTGCAGCACCCGATTGCACCGTTAAATTGCGGTTCTTCAAGCTTTATTATTTCGTCAAAATCATTTGCAAGGTAACGAGCAAGTGATTTACTTTTTGCTACTCCTCCCGATAAAATTAACTTTTTCCCTTTAAATCTAAATAGCAAGGGTCTGAGTTTCCTGTAAAGTGAATAGTTTACTCCGGCACATAGTCTATCCATTGAAACGCCTTCCGCTATTTTACCTATGAGTTCCGATTCTGAAAACACAGAACAGGTAGAATTCAACTCTACAGGTTCTTTGAAATATTCTGTTAATTTATCAAGCGAAATTTCCAGAACTCCCGCCATGTTTTCTAGAAACCTTCCGCAGGAAGCTGCACATTTCTCATTCATCTCCAAGTCAGTTATAAGGCCTTTTTCAACCTTTACAACCTTCACATCCTGGCCCCCCACATCCAGCAGTGTGAATTCCTTCATTCCTGTTTGATAAATAGCTCCGTATACATGAGCCTTTATTTCTGTTATTTGCTTGAACATACTGATATCA contains:
- a CDS encoding hemerythrin domain-containing protein, whose translation is MDCIDLMVDEHKNIKRMLKVIRVYCYKILKGEQVEYEDFFTIIDFVRNYADAHHHGKEEKLLFDRMEKEMGPAAQKLVRHGMLVEHDLGRLHMQELEAAVKRVLEGDDESKLDIIANAVSYTHLLYRHIEKEDGVVYTFARNNLVKETMDMLNFECEKAESKAQEQNLQEKYLKIIEEFERKVL
- a CDS encoding alpha/beta fold hydrolase; this translates as MEYTIKTEQDVNIYVNDINPYGKKVILFVHGWPLSHRAFEYQFNVLPKMGYRCIGMDTRGFGNSSKPFWGYNYNRLAEDVRCVVDSLKLRNFVLAGHSMGGATVIRYMSLFKGYGVSKLALFAAAAPSLTMRPDFPYGLPKEDITKIINSVYDNRPQMLLDTAPMFFFKPITKALSDWFFQLGFMAANWATAECAKTFRDESLFNDLPQIQVPTLILHGIHDRVCLFPLAKVMEKSIKNSRLVPFEYSGHSLFFEEKDKFNMELVKFIEHF
- a CDS encoding sodium-dependent transporter translates to MTQKRDQWGSKAGFILAAIGSAVGLGNIWRYPYVLYSNGGGAFLIPYFFAILTAGIPLIILEYGLGHKFKGSPPLALARANKKWEWLGWWPSINSFIILTYYTLILSWAVNYLFFSFTQAWGTDTNSFFFKDFLKMADSPFKLGGFVWPVFVGITIIWLINWFVCFKGVSSGIEKINKILLPTLVIAMIIIVIRGVTLPGASLGLNKLFTPDWSKVLEPKVWISAYGQVFFSLSLAMGIMITYSSYLPKKTDINNSAFMTAFANCGFEFLSAIGIFGILGYMASTQGVGVDEVASQGIGLAFVAFPKVFTVMGGIGKFFGILFFTCLVFAGITSSISLVEASSSALIDKTGAGRKKVVSLVCLVGYAISILYSTGAGLYFLDIIDNFVNSYGIVTVGLLEAITIGWFFGASKIREHTNPISYFSVGKWWNLMIKFVTPAVLTFMIISNIINEISKPYGGYSQKALIAYGWSVIIIGIALSLILCQRPWKDRSITSYKSEEVK
- a CDS encoding MetS family NSS transporter small subunit — translated: MTATSIVFFLIGAVFLWGGLAVTISIAVKNESKK
- the tlp gene encoding small acid-soluble spore protein Tlp gives rise to the protein MKNKPKPDDRSDNVERIQANINHTIKNMELAEELIEKTDDRKMAKTLEEKNERRRDALEGFRAEIRDEALHQKRRDD
- a CDS encoding acyl-CoA dehydratase activase — protein: MKILGIDMGSREVKIALMDKNLIIHKQKISTMTFYKNYCLYKNGKLEVDISRLGISEEVAAVSTGYGRNNTDISMFKQITEIKAHVYGAIYQTGMKEFTLLDVGGQDVKVVKVEKGLITDLEMNEKCAASCGRFLENMAGVLEISLDKLTEYFKEPVELNSTCSVFSESELIGKIAEGVSMDRLCAGVNYSLYRKLRPLLFRFKGKKLILSGGVAKSKSLARYLANDFDEIIKLEEPQFNGAIGCCSYGSFF